One window of Chryseobacterium indologenes genomic DNA carries:
- a CDS encoding polysaccharide biosynthesis/export family protein, whose protein sequence is MVYISKHNMEEEVAKAKFQGLHIQEGDVLLILVSALDEVAVKPFNLNTTNKVGSTSNTGINQYAQPSEYLVNEEGNIYFPVIGNVYAKGMTQIQLKNDLEARLKRYLTDPMVSITLKNFNVSILGEVKNPGQKESVSQKINIFQALGLAGDMTDFGDRTNVKLIRTGEDGTDQIANVDLTRSDIVSSPYYYMKQNDILYVQPDKNKQVQANSNPNRALTFQIIGALLTAGTLIIALTRR, encoded by the coding sequence ATGGTATATATATCGAAACATAATATGGAAGAGGAAGTTGCAAAAGCAAAGTTTCAGGGCTTACATATTCAGGAAGGAGATGTACTTTTAATTCTTGTTTCTGCACTGGATGAAGTTGCAGTAAAACCATTTAATCTTAACACTACAAATAAGGTAGGAAGCACTTCAAATACAGGAATAAATCAATATGCGCAACCGAGTGAGTATTTGGTAAATGAGGAAGGAAATATATATTTTCCTGTAATAGGGAATGTATATGCTAAAGGAATGACACAGATACAGCTGAAAAATGACTTGGAGGCCCGACTTAAGAGGTATCTTACAGATCCTATGGTAAGCATTACTCTGAAAAATTTCAATGTAAGTATCTTAGGTGAAGTTAAAAATCCGGGACAGAAAGAGAGTGTTTCCCAAAAAATTAACATCTTTCAGGCATTAGGTCTTGCTGGTGATATGACAGATTTCGGAGACCGTACCAATGTAAAGCTAATCCGTACGGGAGAGGATGGTACTGATCAGATTGCTAATGTTGACCTTACCAGATCTGATATTGTAAGTTCTCCGTACTATTATATGAAACAAAATGACATATTATATGTACAGCCGGACAAAAACAAACAGGTTCAGGCTAACTCGAATCCAAACAGAGCTCTTACATTTCAGATTATTGGTGCATTATTAACGGCGGGTACGCTTATTATTGCCTTAACACGAAGATAG
- a CDS encoding GumC family protein: MQKIEFQEKEDSLNLRKVISQYLYKWPWFVASILVFVIGAYIYLRYSIPQYQSTTTLKFDKKENNLSSALSDLENLGMGLGNADELKSEGAVVTSRPILMEVVKNLNLSVEYFNTGEIKDSQLFSKIPVVAKVLSYNNNENFKFSEYTMIDLKGDEFTLQNEKKATFKGKFNIPLNLDFGIVMFQRNSAFPFKSKYKIIFWNPIEKVKKLEKKIEINLPDEKAMLMEINLIGSLPEKSEAILNEVTKQYNLDGQKDKNLQAQNTQEFIDKRLEVITKDLSGVENQKEDFENRNRIVDIQAQAELALQNTSDNTKVLLQQQAQLDLLNSLSGEASKGNNQLMPSNLGLNPSLEQTISQYNSLIISRNKTLKQATNENPAVIEMNREIASLKEVIRDNIREQKQTVQTGISQLQNQINTNNSMIEKVPGQSKVYRGIERQQNLKEQLFLFLLQKREENAINLSVNVPKAKIVNPAFTEDIPVSPKKDIILLGALLLGVLFPFAVLYFLFMLDDKIYTRDDIKERSELGVLVDIPSLKDNENHLIQKNDFSELAEAFRVLVSNLKFVLPVKDTAKVVMVTSSVKGEGKTLVSVNLALTIANKNSRALLIGSDIRNPQIQRYDSEPTKRKGLTEYLYDNSVNVEELIHTSTTNPSCDVIYAGAIPPNPQELLSNGRYQKLIEEMSSQYAYIIIDSAPLMLVSDTLSIVDTADATLYVVRSGVSRNILIDFANDLVRDSKLKNVSFVVNDVSKRAGGYGYNYSYGYGYSQTNDKKSWWRRIFKS, encoded by the coding sequence ATGCAGAAGATAGAATTTCAGGAAAAAGAAGATAGTTTGAATCTAAGAAAAGTCATCTCTCAATACCTATATAAATGGCCATGGTTTGTTGCCTCTATTTTAGTTTTTGTCATTGGAGCTTACATTTATCTTAGGTATAGTATACCTCAATATCAGTCAACAACTACCCTTAAGTTTGATAAAAAAGAAAATAATCTTTCCTCGGCATTGTCTGATCTGGAGAATCTCGGGATGGGCTTAGGTAATGCTGATGAGTTGAAAAGTGAAGGAGCTGTTGTTACTTCACGGCCTATTCTCATGGAGGTTGTGAAAAATCTTAATCTTAGTGTAGAATATTTCAATACAGGAGAAATTAAAGATTCACAACTGTTTAGTAAAATCCCAGTTGTTGCAAAAGTATTATCATATAATAATAATGAGAATTTTAAATTTTCAGAATATACAATGATAGACTTAAAGGGGGATGAGTTTACGCTTCAGAATGAAAAAAAAGCGACCTTTAAAGGTAAGTTCAATATTCCTCTGAATTTAGATTTTGGAATAGTGATGTTTCAGAGAAATTCAGCTTTTCCTTTTAAATCAAAGTATAAAATAATTTTTTGGAATCCTATTGAGAAAGTAAAAAAATTAGAGAAAAAGATTGAGATAAATTTACCAGACGAAAAAGCCATGTTAATGGAGATAAACCTGATAGGATCTCTTCCTGAAAAATCGGAGGCTATTCTTAATGAGGTGACTAAGCAATATAATCTGGATGGTCAGAAAGATAAAAATTTACAAGCTCAGAATACTCAGGAATTCATCGATAAAAGACTGGAAGTGATTACCAAAGACCTTTCAGGGGTAGAAAATCAAAAAGAAGATTTTGAGAACCGTAATCGTATTGTAGACATTCAGGCACAGGCAGAACTGGCATTACAGAATACAAGTGACAATACCAAAGTTCTCCTTCAGCAGCAGGCTCAGTTGGATCTTCTGAATTCACTTTCAGGAGAGGCTTCAAAAGGTAATAACCAACTTATGCCATCCAACCTTGGGTTGAATCCTTCACTGGAACAAACAATATCTCAGTACAATTCATTGATTATCAGTAGAAATAAAACCCTTAAGCAAGCAACCAACGAAAATCCTGCTGTTATAGAAATGAACAGGGAAATTGCTTCTTTAAAGGAAGTAATACGTGATAATATCCGTGAGCAGAAGCAAACGGTGCAGACAGGTATTTCTCAGCTGCAGAACCAGATCAATACTAACAACAGTATGATTGAAAAAGTTCCGGGACAGTCTAAAGTCTATAGAGGAATTGAACGTCAGCAAAATCTTAAAGAGCAGTTATTTTTATTTCTCCTTCAGAAAAGAGAAGAAAATGCAATTAATCTATCAGTAAATGTACCGAAAGCTAAAATTGTAAATCCTGCATTTACAGAGGATATTCCTGTATCTCCTAAAAAAGATATTATCCTTTTGGGAGCGTTATTGCTTGGTGTATTATTTCCTTTTGCCGTTTTATATTTCCTTTTCATGCTGGATGATAAGATTTATACAAGAGATGATATTAAAGAACGTTCAGAATTGGGTGTATTGGTAGATATTCCTTCCCTTAAGGATAATGAAAACCATTTGATACAGAAAAACGATTTTTCTGAGTTGGCTGAAGCCTTCAGGGTACTCGTTTCGAATTTGAAATTTGTATTACCGGTAAAAGATACAGCTAAAGTGGTTATGGTAACTTCTTCGGTAAAAGGGGAGGGGAAAACCCTGGTTTCTGTAAATCTTGCGCTTACTATTGCCAATAAAAATTCAAGAGCACTTCTGATAGGTTCTGATATCCGTAACCCGCAGATCCAGCGATATGACAGTGAGCCAACCAAAAGAAAAGGTCTTACAGAATATTTATATGATAATTCTGTAAATGTTGAAGAACTTATCCATACATCTACTACCAATCCATCATGTGATGTCATTTATGCCGGAGCAATTCCTCCTAACCCTCAGGAGCTGCTTTCTAACGGAAGATATCAAAAACTTATTGAGGAAATGTCATCTCAATATGCTTATATCATTATAGACTCTGCACCGCTTATGCTGGTATCGGATACTCTTAGTATTGTTGATACGGCAGATGCAACATTGTATGTTGTAAGATCCGGAGTATCAAGAAATATTTTGATAGATTTTGCTAATGATCTGGTGAGAGACTCTAAGTTGAAGAATGTATCTTTTGTCGTTAATGATGTTTCAAAACGTGCAGGAGGTTACGGATACAACTATAGTTATGGATATGGCTACAGTCAAACAAATGATAAAAAAAGTTGGTGGAGGAGAATTTTCAAATCATAA
- a CDS encoding SDR family oxidoreductase, whose translation MNKILITGGAGFIGSNLTEYFLNKGYYVVCLDNFATGHRHNIEPFLENPNYQLIEGDIRDLEVCQKAVENVDYILHQAALGSVPRSIKDPITSNDVNVSGFLNMLTAARDAKVKRFVYAASSSTYGDSTSLPKVEDVIGRPLSPYAITKYVNELYADVFGKTYGLECIGLRYFNVFGRRQDPNGAYAAVIPLFIKQLINHESPKINGTGDFSRDFTYIDNVIQMNELAMLTENPDAVNTVYNTAVGDRTTLNDLIGYLKKYLSEFDGEIANIDAVHGPNRVGDIPHSLASVEKAEKLLGYKPSHNIDKGLKEAINWYWTNLK comes from the coding sequence ATGAATAAAATTTTAATTACAGGTGGAGCAGGTTTTATCGGTTCTAACTTAACAGAGTATTTTTTAAATAAAGGTTACTATGTAGTGTGCTTGGACAATTTTGCAACTGGCCACCGTCATAATATTGAACCTTTCCTTGAAAATCCAAACTATCAGCTTATCGAAGGAGATATCCGTGATTTGGAAGTTTGTCAGAAGGCAGTGGAAAATGTAGATTATATTCTGCACCAGGCCGCACTCGGTTCAGTTCCCAGATCTATTAAGGATCCTATTACAAGTAATGATGTGAATGTTTCAGGATTTTTAAATATGCTGACTGCTGCACGCGATGCCAAAGTAAAACGCTTTGTATATGCTGCTTCCTCATCCACCTATGGTGATTCTACATCATTACCTAAAGTGGAAGATGTTATCGGAAGACCATTATCACCATACGCTATTACCAAATATGTGAATGAATTGTATGCAGATGTATTCGGAAAAACTTACGGATTGGAATGCATTGGTTTGAGATATTTTAATGTATTTGGAAGGAGACAGGACCCTAACGGAGCTTATGCTGCTGTGATTCCTTTATTCATAAAACAACTAATCAATCATGAATCACCGAAAATTAACGGTACAGGAGATTTTTCCCGTGATTTTACATACATCGACAACGTAATTCAGATGAATGAGCTGGCCATGCTTACTGAAAATCCGGATGCCGTGAATACAGTTTATAATACGGCAGTGGGTGATCGTACAACATTGAATGATCTGATTGGATATCTTAAAAAATATCTTAGTGAATTTGATGGAGAGATTGCCAACATTGATGCTGTTCATGGTCCGAACCGTGTAGGGGATATTCCACACTCACTGGCATCAGTTGAAAAAGCAGAAAAATTGTTAGGATATAAACCTAGCCATAATATAGATAAAGGTTTAAAAGAAGCTATTAACTGGTATTGGACAAATTTAAAGTAA
- a CDS encoding nucleotide sugar dehydrogenase, protein MKKEHKIAIIGLGYVGLPLARLFATQYPVVGFDINQKRIAELNTGVDSTLEVENEVLESVLIQNNPFNQGVEKGLYCSADINDIQDADIYVITVPTPVDQHNRPDLTPLYKASETVGKVLSAGDIVIYESTVYPGATEEECIPVLEKVSGMVFNKDFFAGYSPERINPGDKEHTVEKILKVTSGSTPEIGEIVNNLYQSVIVAGTHLAPTIKVAEAAKVIENSQRDINIAFVNELAKIFNLLDIDTHAVLEAAGTKWNFLPFKPGLVGGHCIGVDPYYLAQKAQEKGYHPEIILAGRRLNDSMGQYVASQLLKTMIKNKVTINGATVLNLGITFKENCPDVRNTKAVDVIHGLEDYALQVTTFDPWANPDEVKHEYGLEVVNEIPQEKYDAIILTVAHKQFNDLDLKNHLKENGIIYDVKGILEESDSRL, encoded by the coding sequence ATGAAGAAAGAACATAAAATTGCTATTATAGGGCTAGGATACGTAGGATTGCCTTTAGCCCGCTTGTTTGCCACTCAATATCCGGTTGTAGGTTTTGATATCAATCAGAAAAGGATTGCAGAATTGAATACGGGGGTAGACAGTACCCTGGAAGTGGAAAATGAAGTATTAGAATCTGTATTAATTCAGAATAATCCTTTTAATCAGGGAGTTGAAAAAGGATTATATTGTTCAGCTGATATCAATGATATTCAGGATGCAGACATTTACGTTATTACTGTCCCAACTCCGGTGGATCAACATAACCGACCTGACCTTACTCCGCTGTATAAAGCCTCAGAAACTGTAGGAAAAGTATTATCTGCAGGTGATATAGTGATTTATGAATCAACGGTATATCCCGGAGCTACTGAAGAGGAATGTATCCCTGTTCTGGAAAAAGTTTCAGGAATGGTGTTTAACAAGGACTTCTTTGCAGGATATTCTCCTGAACGTATTAATCCCGGTGATAAGGAACATACTGTTGAAAAGATCTTAAAAGTTACCTCGGGATCAACACCTGAAATCGGGGAAATAGTAAATAATTTATACCAGTCTGTAATCGTTGCTGGGACTCATTTGGCTCCAACAATCAAAGTTGCAGAAGCTGCCAAAGTAATTGAAAATTCACAAAGGGATATTAATATTGCCTTTGTAAACGAATTGGCAAAAATATTCAATCTTTTAGATATTGATACTCATGCAGTATTGGAAGCAGCAGGAACCAAATGGAACTTTTTACCTTTCAAACCAGGATTGGTAGGAGGGCACTGTATTGGTGTAGACCCTTATTACCTGGCTCAGAAAGCGCAGGAAAAAGGATATCATCCTGAAATTATATTAGCAGGACGTCGTCTTAATGATTCCATGGGACAATATGTAGCTTCTCAGTTATTGAAAACCATGATTAAAAACAAGGTAACGATTAATGGAGCCACAGTTTTGAATTTAGGAATAACTTTTAAGGAAAATTGCCCTGATGTACGTAATACGAAAGCGGTAGATGTGATTCATGGGCTTGAAGACTATGCTTTACAGGTAACTACTTTTGACCCGTGGGCTAATCCTGATGAAGTAAAACATGAATACGGATTGGAGGTTGTGAATGAAATTCCACAGGAAAAATATGATGCTATTATCCTTACCGTTGCGCATAAACAATTCAATGATCTGGATTTGAAAAATCACTTGAAAGAAAATGGAATAATTTATGACGTAAAAGGAATCTTAGAAGAAAGTGATTCAAGATTATAA
- a CDS encoding lipopolysaccharide biosynthesis protein: protein MNSNTLLKSTLIYTVGNFGSKILSFLLIPIYSYYLSRKELGEYDLVLTSVNLLVPFVSLQMNEAIYRWFLDKENEKENYIDNIFKQCSVLLLISFISFELLLYLAGIFYHIPYQKELSLLIISSCLLPFFQQILRGLGLTRFYSFIGIINSFFIFSFSLLFLLTDIFHDKVQGIFYALFISNFIAILLMLFKVSFLFKKYVSIKINYPLQKQILFYSLPLILNSISWWVINASDRYIILKFLTIEDNGIYAVSARLPAILTIFNTVFMLAWQDMAISGNDPNNPFFSKLFNKYIAVNIGLSTILIAATPLITEVLFDSKFYESWKYATILYIGSCFSSISGFLGAIYLKTKSTKGIFITSMIGALVNVFISMAFIKYIGLYAPALGTFVSFFVMFVIRYRQTAEILKLDIDIKSFIIQLLVVFGIIILLYVNSSHLISISLTVLSLCLFGYFNKDIFKKVFNKLNSLKK, encoded by the coding sequence ATGAATAGCAATACTTTACTAAAAAGTACGTTAATATATACAGTTGGTAATTTTGGATCTAAGATTTTATCTTTTCTATTAATTCCTATTTATTCCTACTACCTTTCCAGAAAAGAATTAGGAGAATATGACTTAGTGCTTACAAGTGTCAATTTATTAGTCCCTTTTGTCTCTTTGCAGATGAATGAGGCTATTTATCGATGGTTTCTGGATAAAGAAAACGAAAAAGAAAATTATATTGATAATATTTTTAAGCAATGTAGTGTTCTATTATTAATTTCCTTTATCAGCTTTGAACTGTTGCTTTACCTGGCTGGAATTTTTTATCATATTCCTTACCAGAAAGAATTATCACTGTTGATTATAAGCTCATGTTTATTGCCTTTTTTTCAACAAATATTAAGAGGGTTAGGGTTAACGAGATTCTATTCATTTATAGGAATTATAAATAGTTTTTTTATATTTTCTTTTAGTTTACTTTTCTTACTTACGGATATATTTCATGATAAGGTACAGGGAATATTTTATGCACTTTTTATCAGTAATTTTATTGCAATTTTATTGATGTTGTTTAAGGTAAGCTTCTTATTTAAGAAATATGTTAGTATAAAAATTAATTATCCATTACAAAAGCAGATTCTATTTTACTCACTTCCATTAATATTGAACTCCATAAGCTGGTGGGTAATCAATGCTTCAGACAGATATATTATCTTAAAATTTCTGACAATAGAGGATAATGGTATTTATGCCGTTTCTGCAAGACTTCCCGCTATTCTGACGATCTTTAATACCGTCTTTATGCTGGCCTGGCAGGATATGGCAATCTCCGGAAATGATCCTAATAACCCTTTTTTCTCAAAGCTGTTTAATAAATATATCGCTGTAAATATTGGGTTATCAACTATTTTAATAGCTGCGACTCCATTAATTACGGAAGTTTTATTTGATTCAAAATTTTATGAATCCTGGAAATATGCTACTATTCTGTATATAGGATCTTGTTTTTCTTCGATTTCCGGCTTTTTAGGTGCTATTTACCTGAAAACGAAATCAACGAAGGGCATTTTTATTACAAGTATGATAGGAGCATTGGTGAATGTATTTATTTCAATGGCTTTTATTAAGTATATTGGTCTTTATGCACCTGCTTTAGGAACATTTGTCAGCTTCTTTGTTATGTTTGTTATAAGATATAGACAAACTGCTGAGATCTTAAAATTGGATATAGATATTAAGTCTTTTATCATACAGCTGTTGGTAGTTTTTGGTATAATTATTCTGTTATACGTCAACAGTAGCCATTTAATTTCAATATCATTAACGGTATTGTCGTTGTGTCTGTTCGGTTATTTTAATAAAGATATTTTTAAGAAAGTCTTTAATAAACTAAATTCTCTAAAAAAATAA
- a CDS encoding polysaccharide pyruvyl transferase family protein, with protein MNSNKENIRQLKNIISTQLTPLIDNDFILLDIPNHRNIGDSLIWKGELEFFKTLAHKCIGQYNRYTFKKSDIKSEKTVILLHGGGNFGDIYESSQSFKRYIIENFPNNRIIVLPQTVHYNSEANLKRDFAIFNNHRDLYVLVRDQPSYDTLKANFNEEKLKLAPDMAFFLDFDADITTNPTEKRKNLYLNRTDAEASKDSFQNVIEGEYDIKDWPTYNSSSKRMNTITNYVEALDGKLSKVIKYLPASSLIIDNAYGLKKKNGMDLHINRGKEFINQYDKVYTTRLHGLILSILLDKEVVILDNVYGKSKNFYDAWLKNFNNVKLYVKNES; from the coding sequence ATGAATTCCAATAAAGAAAATATAAGACAATTAAAGAATATAATATCTACTCAGCTTACTCCTCTCATTGATAATGATTTTATCCTGTTGGATATACCTAATCACAGAAATATTGGAGATTCTTTAATTTGGAAAGGAGAACTAGAGTTTTTTAAAACATTAGCCCACAAGTGTATTGGACAGTACAACAGATATACTTTCAAAAAAAGTGACATAAAATCTGAAAAGACTGTTATTCTGCTGCACGGAGGTGGAAACTTTGGTGATATATATGAATCAAGCCAAAGCTTTAAAAGATATATCATTGAAAACTTTCCCAATAACAGAATTATTGTTCTGCCTCAAACGGTACATTACAATAGTGAAGCAAATCTAAAAAGAGATTTTGCTATTTTTAACAATCATCGTGATCTTTATGTATTAGTAAGAGATCAGCCTTCATATGATACTTTAAAGGCGAATTTTAATGAAGAAAAATTAAAATTAGCACCGGATATGGCTTTCTTTTTAGATTTTGATGCTGATATTACAACTAATCCTACTGAAAAGAGAAAGAACTTATATTTGAACAGAACCGATGCTGAAGCAAGTAAAGATTCTTTTCAAAATGTTATTGAAGGTGAATATGATATAAAAGACTGGCCGACGTATAACTCTTCTTCAAAGAGAATGAATACTATTACCAATTATGTAGAAGCTTTGGATGGTAAGCTTTCAAAAGTCATTAAGTATCTGCCTGCCTCTTCTTTAATAATTGATAACGCTTATGGGTTGAAAAAGAAGAATGGAATGGATTTGCATATCAACCGCGGAAAGGAGTTTATCAATCAATATGATAAAGTATATACAACCCGTTTGCATGGTTTAATCCTTAGTATCTTATTGGATAAAGAGGTGGTTATCCTGGATAATGTTTATGGGAAAAGTAAAAATTTTTACGATGCATGGCTGAAGAATTTTAATAATGTTAAACTTTATGTAAAGAATGAGTCCTAA
- a CDS encoding glycosyltransferase family 2 protein — MSPKISVILPAYNAEQYLRTAVDSILAQSFKDFELLIINDGSTDFTKEIILSYNDDRIRYIENEKNLGLIETLNKGILLSKGEYIARMDADDICHSSRFQMQIDFMDKNPEYIICSSSRKEFAHSISHFHLSVLPVDDISIRIHSIFSTPFTHPAVMFRAGVIKENKLFFEKDYKYAEDYQLWIKILQYGKGYNFRMPLLYYRDTPNSQTNIGSGQIEQRKRTISNIQQLALQQQNIILDQKELDFIYILSLSDKIRNISFEDFSVDFILSFFKKLSLDLKSNYPNNKFNINCVLGKRYLKILLFNLKRLPFTQLMKLAFSKLTFFGIYELINEKIRS; from the coding sequence ATGAGTCCTAAAATTTCGGTAATTTTACCTGCATATAATGCTGAACAGTATCTTAGAACAGCTGTAGACAGTATCCTAGCACAAAGTTTTAAAGACTTTGAATTATTGATTATTAATGACGGCTCCACAGATTTTACAAAAGAAATCATATTAAGCTATAATGATGATAGGATAAGATATATTGAAAATGAAAAGAATTTAGGATTAATAGAAACTTTGAACAAAGGGATCTTATTATCAAAAGGTGAGTATATTGCAAGAATGGATGCTGATGATATATGTCACTCATCCCGTTTCCAGATGCAGATAGATTTCATGGATAAGAATCCGGAATATATCATCTGCAGTTCATCCAGAAAGGAATTTGCTCATTCTATTTCTCATTTTCATCTTAGTGTACTTCCGGTTGATGATATATCCATTAGAATACATTCAATTTTCAGTACGCCTTTTACCCATCCGGCAGTGATGTTCAGGGCTGGTGTAATTAAAGAGAATAAGCTTTTTTTTGAAAAGGATTATAAGTATGCTGAAGATTATCAATTGTGGATTAAAATTCTGCAATATGGCAAAGGATATAATTTTAGAATGCCTTTGTTGTATTATAGAGATACTCCCAATAGCCAGACCAATATTGGTTCCGGCCAGATAGAACAGAGAAAGAGAACAATATCTAATATTCAGCAGCTTGCTTTACAGCAGCAGAATATTATTTTAGACCAAAAAGAATTAGATTTTATTTATATTTTGTCTTTATCGGATAAGATTAGAAATATCAGTTTTGAAGACTTTTCAGTGGATTTTATTCTTTCCTTTTTTAAGAAGCTATCTTTAGATCTGAAATCAAATTATCCGAATAATAAATTTAATATTAATTGTGTTTTAGGTAAAAGATATCTTAAAATTTTATTATTTAACTTAAAAAGGTTGCCATTTACTCAGTTAATGAAGTTAGCATTTAGTAAATTAACTTTTTTTGGAATATATGAATTGATAAATGAAAAGATTAGAAGCTAA